From a single Apium graveolens cultivar Ventura chromosome 2, ASM990537v1, whole genome shotgun sequence genomic region:
- the LOC141700573 gene encoding uncharacterized protein LOC141700573, whose translation MALMYMGYSLGEKGLLKMVGDKEMYTHIGPQFRDELLHHHLPTSMVILYRSGLVTAAASFVFATSTAFLPNHSFLTDLIKPNFDFFYALCAVGLGLSLFLIHIYVTEIKRTLQLLWGLVFKEGLCYGKLEAGVLTFVVPTVLLGHLTGLMDDGLKTTLLGLWMALFVVFAERKFTQPIKDDIGDKSVFIFNSLPEEEKKLLIEKLNSKLM comes from the exons ATGGCTTTGATGTACATGGGTTATAGTCTTGGTGAAAAAGGACTACTGAAAATGGTCGGAGATAAG GAGATGTATACTCACATTGGGCCTCAATTCCGTGATGAGCTCTTGCATCATCATCTTCCTACATCAATG GTTATCTTATATAGATCAGGCTTGGTGACTGCTGCTGCCTCCTTTGTCTTTGCCACTTCCACGGCTTTCCTGCCTAACCATTCCTTCCTCACGGATCTGATCAAACCAAATTTTGATTTCTTCTATGCACTTTGTGCTGTTGGGTTAGGACTATCCTTATTTTTGATCCACATCTATGTAACTGAGATTAAGCGCACTCTTCAACTATTATGGGGCCTTGTCTTTAAGGAAG GGCTTTGCTATGGGAAGTTGGAAGCTGGAGTTCTTACATTTGTAGTTCCTACAGTTCTTTTAGGGCACTTG ACAGGTCTAATGGATGATGGACTTAAGACTACTTTACTTGGTCTGTGGATGGCACTCTTTGTGGTGTTTGCTGAACGGAAGTTCACTCAGCCAATTAAG GATGATATTGGTGACAAGTCGGTCTTCATATTCAATTCTCTGCCAGAAGAGGAGAAAAAGCTTTTGATTGAGAAATTGAACAGCAAACTTATGTAG